A single region of the Cucumis melo cultivar AY chromosome 3, USDA_Cmelo_AY_1.0, whole genome shotgun sequence genome encodes:
- the LOC103485567 gene encoding probable LRR receptor-like serine/threonine-protein kinase At3g47570: protein MCFLLFILPLPSAALEGNETDRLALLSFKSEITVDPFGLFISWNESVHFCKWVGVKCSPQQRVAELNLPSYQFVGELSPSIGNLSFLTTLNLQNNSFGGEIPQEIGSLSKLQILALGYNYFVGEIPITISNCSELHYIGFLRNNLTGLLPKEIGLLTKLEELELSSNKLFGEIPESLGNLSSLWGFWATLNNFHGSIPTSFGRLKNLTVLSIGANNLIGSIPSSIYNLSSIRTFSLPFNQLEGSLPADLGLLFPDLQILRIHTNEFSGSIPFTLSNATKLVVFSISKNRFTGKVPSLANMRDLEELGVSVNNLGFRDVDDLNFLSSLVNCSNLSSVVISDNNFGGMLPEYISNFSSKLRIIGFGRNYIRGTIPTDIGNLIGLEGLGLERNQLTGLIPSSLGKLKKLGDLFLNMNKLSGEIPQSFGNLSALGRCNLRLNNLTGAIPSNVGENQNLLMLALSQNHLTGTIPKELMSISSLSIGLDLSENFLTGSIPLEVGKLINLGYLHMSDNMLTGAIPSTLSGCTSLVDLNLGGNFLQGPIPQSLSSLKGIEKLDLSRNNLSGQIPSYFQDFNFLNFLNLSFNNLEGEVPTQGVFKNATAFSIIGNKKLCGGMHELNLSRCSFQSPTKQKPTMTVKIIISVVGGLVGSVLVSFVVLFLWSMKRKNKLDPNPLPSVSCLVVSYNDLLKATNEFSPNNLIGVGGYGSVYKGTLSQDESVVAIKVFNIHHRRASKSFLAECEALRNLRHRNLVKILSACSGFNFQGNDFLALVYDFMVNGNLENWLHLDGSLNQEEGQRRLNIKQRLNIAIDVVSALDYLHNGSHIPIVHCDLKPSNVLLDANMTAHLGDFGLAKIMAETSLQNRSTETESIGIRGTIGYAPPEYGMGNEVSTYGDVYSYGILLLEMFTGKRPTDDMFNDGLTLNNYVLTALPDQVEQIADPTMRLQELEETSNNDAMMEANRSLRIRECLFSIFRVGVSCSAEVPTQRMNISDAAAKLRLARGNFSRGLNVGT from the exons ATGTGTTTTCTTCTATTCATCCTTCCCTTACCCTCAGCAGCGCTTGAAGGAAATGAAACAGACAGGCTTGCATTGCTTTCTTTCAAATCTGAAATAACTGTTGATCCATTTGGTTTGTTTATCTCTTGGAATGAATCTGTTCATTTCTGCAAATGGGTTGGTGTTAAATGCAGTCCACAACAGAGAGTTGCTGAGTTAAATCTTCCCTCTTATCAATTCGTTGGTGAATTATCACCATCTATAGGGAACTTGAGTTTCCTTACAACGTTAAACCTCCAAAACAATAGCTTTGGTGGGGAAATTCCACAAGAGATTGGTAGCTTGAGCAAGCTGCAAATATTGGCCTTGGGCTACAACTACTTTGTAGGGGAGATTCCCATCACCATATCAAACTGCTCTGAGCTTCATTACATTGGATTCCTTAGGAACAATCTCACTGGCTTACTTCCAAAGGAAATTGGATTGTTGACCAAACTTGAAGAACTTGAGTTGTCTTCCAACAAACTGTTTGGAGAAATACCCGAATCACTTGGAAATCTTTCATCACTCTGGGGTTTCTGGGCCACCTTGAACAATTTCCATGGCAGTATTCCTACTAGCTTTGGGCGGTTGAAAAACTTAACAGTTCTTTCTATTGGAGCAAACAATTTGATTGGTTCTATTCCTTCCTCAATCTACAACCTTTCATCCATAAGAACCTTTTCACTTCCTTTCAATCAGCTTGAGGGTAGCCTTCCAGCAGATTTAGGTCTTCTCTTTCCAGATCTTCAGATCCTTAGAATTCATACCAATGAATTCAGTGGATCAATTCCTTTTACACTATCCAACGCAACAAAACTTGTGGTGTTTTCCATCTCAAAAAATAGGTTTACTGGGAAAGTGCCTAGCCTGGCAAACATGAGGGATCTTGAGGAACTTGGAGTTTCTGTAAACAATCTTGGATTTAGGGATGTTGATGACTTGAATTTTCTATCTTCTCTTGTCAATTGCAGCAACTTGAGTTCTGTGGTCATTAGTGACAACAATTTTGGTGGGATGCTTCCAGAATATATAAGCAACTTCTCCTCAAAGCTGAGGATTATTGGATTTGGAAGAAACTATATTCGTGGAACCATTCCAACTGATATTGGGAATCTCATTGGATTGGAGGGATTAGGTCTGGAGAGAAACCAACTGACTGGTCTTATACCAAGTTCATTGGGGAAACTAAAAAAGCTGGGTGATTTGTTCTTGAATATGAACAAACTCTCAGGGGAAATTCCCCAGTCTTTTGGAAATTTATCTGCATTAGGGAGATGTAATCTGAGGTTAAACAACTTGACAGGAGCCATTCCATCAAATGTTGGAGAGAACCAAAATTTGCTGATGCTAGCACTTTCTCAAAACCATCTAACTGGTACAATACCAAAAGAGTTGATGAGTATTTCATCTTTATCAATTGGTCTTGATCTGTCTGAGAATTTTTTGACTGGCTCCATTCCCTTGGAAGTAGGCAAGTTGATCAACCTTGGCTATTTGCATATGTCTGACAACATGTTAACGGGGGCCATTCCCTCTACTCTCAGTGGTTGCACAAGCTTAGTAGATCTAAACTTGGGTGGAAATTTTCTTCAGGGTCCCATACCTCAGTCTTTGAGTTCTTTGAAAGGTATTGAAAAACTCGACCTCTCTCGCAACAATCTTTCAGGCCAAATCCCATCTTATTTTCAAGATTTCAACTTCCTGAACTTCTTGAATTTATCTTTCAACAATCTGGAAGGTGAAGTTCCCACACAAGGAGTGTTCAAAAATGCAACTGCCTTCTCTATTATAGGAAACAAGAAACTTTGTGGTGGTATGCATGAATTGAATCTATCGAGATGCAGTTTTCAAAGCCCCACAAAGCAGAAACCAACTATGACAGTAAAAATAATCATCTCTGTTGTTGGTGGATTGGTGGGAAGTGTTCTGGTCTCCTTTGTTGTGCTCTTTCTCTGGTCAATGAAGAGAAAGAATAAGCTGGATCCTAATCCGTTACCAAGTGTTTCATGTCTTGTTGTATCTTATAATGATCTTCTTAAAGCCACCAATGAGTTTTCTCCCAACAATCTAATTGGAGTTGGTGGATATGGATCTGTCTATAAAGGAACTCTCAGTCAGGATGAAAGTGTTGTTGCAATTAAAGTGTTCAACATTCATCATAGAAGGGCATCAAAAAGCTTTCTGGCAGAATGTGAAGCTCTTAGAAACCTTAGACATCGAAACCTAGTCAAAATTCTTTCAGCGTGTTCGGGTTTCAATTTTCAAGGAAATGATTTTCTCGCATTGGTTTATGATTTCATGGTGAATGGGAACCTAGAGAATTGGCTACATCTAGATGGTAGTTTAAATCAGGAAGAGGGCCAAAGACGTTTAAATATCAAGCAAAGGCTAAATATTGCCATTGATGTGGTTAGTGCTCTGGATTATCTGCATAATGGTAGCCACATACCGATAGTTCACTGTGACTTGAAGCCTAGCAATGTTCTTTTGGATGCTAACATGACTGCTCACCTTGGAGATTTTGGACTAGCAAAAATTATGGCTGAAACTTCTCTCCAAAACAGATCAACCGAAACCGAGTCCATTGGTATCAGAGGCACCATTGGATATGCACCTCCAG AGTATGGAATGGGAAACGAGGTTTCTACATATGGAGATGTGTATAGCTATGGCATTCTATTATTGGAGATGTTCACTGGAAAGAGGCCAACTGATGATATGTTCAACGACGGCTTAACCTTGAACAACTACGTTCTTACCGCTTTACCGGACCAGGTAGAACAAATAGCAGATCCAACAATGAGGCTTCAAGAACTAGAGGAAACAAGTAACAACGATGCTATGATGGAGGCTAATCGGTCTCTTAGAATTAGAGAGTGCTTGTTTTCCATTTTCCGCGTAGGAGTTTCCTGTTCTGCTGAAGTACCTACTCAGAGAATGAATATCAGTGATGCTGCTGCCAAACTTCGCCTTGCAAGAGGAAACTTTTCTAGGGGCTTGAATGTGGGAACATAA